In the Candidatus Delongbacteria bacterium genome, AGCTTGATCGTGCCCACGTCGTAGGTCTGGTCGGAGGCGACCGGAACCTGCTCGATGGTGACCGGATGGTAATTCAGGCTGGTGATGGTCACGGTGTAGATGCCTGCATCCACCTGGGGAATCAGGAATTCCCCTTCGAAGTCGGTGTAGGCGCCGTAACTGGTACCCTCGAGCTTGACGATGGCCTCGGCCGGTTCGCCGCTCTTGGTGTCGATCACCTTGCCCTTGATCTTGCCCCGACCGGCCCAGGCTGCGGGACTGAGCAGCAGCAAAGCAAGCAACAGGGTGAAAAAAGGGTTGGAGAACGCACGGAGACGCGTGACGCTCCTCATGGTACCCTCCGCTGAACAGGATGTGAGATGGCCAACGTGAACCTGCATGGGTGGCGAGATCCTGACTTGTTCTCCGGGAGTGCACGCCCCACGACCGTGGATCACCTGGGTGGCGATGCCATGGAAAGCAGGATGGAACGGATGGTGCCCTACGGGGATCGACAAACGAATCGGATACCGACAGGTTCGCAGCAACGGCGCCAACCTAGGATATTGCCCAAGCCAAATCAAGAAAACCGGGTTTGGCAAGGAACGGGGTCCCCGATAGTCACGACTGTCCCGTCCTGATCCGACACTCCACCCGACCTTCAGCAGAAATCGGACCAGAATCTCCAAGTCCGGTTCTGCAGCTTCCAAAAGGAGCAGATGCCTCCGGGGGGGATGTTCTCGGGCAAGAATGGATTAACAGAGTGTAAACCGTGTACGGGATCCCGGGATGAGCAACAGACGGATTTCCGTCGAATTGGCGCTATCAAGTATGCTTTCGAGCTTGAGCCGACAGACACAGCTTTGGAAAATGGAATTCGGCCCGTCGGCAAGGTGTTCGAGGAGGGATCTGAACCAGTGCAACGCCAGGCCGCGATCGGGCTGGCTGATGCCGTGAGGTTTTTCGGACCCGATCAGGTCAGGTCGTTTCCGTGCTTCAGGTCCAGGTCCTGCTGGAGCCGTTCACGTTGCCACTGGAAGAGTGAGCGGATGATCTGGTCACGTTCTTCGGGTGAGATGCCAGCGAACATCAGGTGCGCCTTGCACTTCTCCCCGGGCAGGTTCTGGCTTTCGATCACCCGGGCCACCACAGGATTCAGCACCCTGTCCGCCAGATAAAGCGGGAATCGCAGATGGACTCCCCGAGGCAATTCACGCGCACAGACCAGAGCGGCTCCGCCCCCCGAGAGGTTCAGGATGTGTCCATCATGGTGTCCCGGATGGGCCGGATCGGGATCGCCATCGCGCGTGATCACATGAAAGCGGATCGACATGTCCAGATCCACACGCCAGAACTCGCGGTACTGTCGGACCTGGAATTCACGGGCCTGCGCATGGCTCACGGTGATCTGACGCTGGTCGCTGCTGACGGAAATCACCGACACCGGCGCGATGTACATCGCCTCGGGATGGGGCACGTGCAGCAACAGGCGATCGCCGGGCCGATAGGAATAGCTTGAATCCTTGCGGGTCAGCCGGAAGGTCAGCTGCCCATCGTCCAGCTCCACCAGCACCGAAGGCTGCAGCACATTGGCGCCGCGCGCCAGGCAGATGTTGACGAACAGATTGGGCTGGAAGTCGCGCGTGCTGCGCAGCGGCGGTACTACATATACATCGCTGTAAAGCACCCGGCGGATGTGGGACAGTTGCTCGATCAGTGCGGCGGACGGCTGGGCGATCTCGGGCATGCCGTCGACCCAGCGATTGAAGATCCGCGGATCCTGAAGCAGGGCTTCGGGATTCCCCGGGCTGATCTCGTGGATCGCCCGCACCACCATCTTGCGTTCGGCCATGCTCAGCTCGGTATGGGCCAGCTGATCCATGAAGGTGCTGTTGCGGCGCTGGAGGGCCAGGCGGTCCTTGGCCATCTTGATGAAGGCCGGCGACA is a window encoding:
- a CDS encoding PilZ domain-containing protein; this encodes MTFLQQISWHFRDSMEGSAIMMVTVILLLLLSPAFIKMAKDRLALQRRNSTFMDQLAHTELSMAERKMVVRAIHEISPGNPEALLQDPRIFNRWVDGMPEIAQPSAALIEQLSHIRRVLYSDVYVVPPLRSTRDFQPNLFVNICLARGANVLQPSVLVELDDGQLTFRLTRKDSSYSYRPGDRLLLHVPHPEAMYIAPVSVISVSSDQRQITVSHAQAREFQVRQYREFWRVDLDMSIRFHVITRDGDPDPAHPGHHDGHILNLSGGGAALVCARELPRGVHLRFPLYLADRVLNPVVARVIESQNLPGEKCKAHLMFAGISPEERDQIIRSLFQWQRERLQQDLDLKHGNDLT